The genomic DNA TGTACTGGTATTAATCCTCTTACGATAAATGTGAATCAGCGCGTTTATAATGCAGCCTGGCTGTGGAGCGGTATGTTCACTGCCAAAAAAATTATAAATATCAGGGATTTTCCATCTTTAACGGGACGTAGAGTCAGTTTTACAGTGGTAAATTCAAAATTTTATTTCGATAAGCTGTATGACAACGATGGTTACTGGTGGATCAGATGCATACATAACGGACGTACTGTGTTTATTGCGTGCGGAAAGAAGGTCCCGGGGAAAGTGTTTAAGGAGACGGAGCTCTACGGGAGTGTTGACAGCCTTGATACGTCAAAAGGAAAAGAATAAAAAAATAAAAAATCCATGCGCACCTGATTAAGGCTGCGTATGGATTTCTTTGTCGTTGGTAATTTCGTGAAGCACCTTGTTGATTTCAACCTGATTGACTGCTTCCATTAAGAAATAAGCAATAATAGCGTATACGATAATACCGCCGATCAAGAGCAGGTTACTTTGAATTACGCTTAACAGTAGGGCCGGAAGGAATACTGCAAGTGTGAAAAGAACAAGCATCATAATTCTGTTTGAGCTGATGCTGCGCTTGGCATCTTCAAGTCTTGAATCATATTTCTGATTCACTTTTTCCATATTTACGTAACGGTCGTCGTTATAAACACTAGTAATATTTACCTTGCCGTGTAAATCGTCTTCTGTGAAACGTAAATCCATATGGCTGTTATTCCACGTGAGTAAATTAAAGAATGACATTAAGTTTCCACCACCTATGTTAAAATTGTAAAATTTAGTATATAATCTAATCATATTATATTTTAGAAGGGTGGTCAATACGGCTGACAGCACACCCGAAGAATATATTGTAATATCCAGACAGGTGAACAGCAAGTTGACTTTACTTGTAATATAATGAATATATCAGCAAGATAGTTCTTTCTGATTATACCATTATTGCTGTAGTGGTATGTCAATTTTTTATTACACAAATACATTATATAAAAACAAAATATTTGTTTTTGAATTTATTGGAGGCAGTTTTAATTGGTAACAACATTGGATAAAGTAGATGTAGTCACAGTTGGGGTCGGCTGGACTGGCGGTATTATCGCAGCGGAAGCGGGAAAAGCAGGACTTAAAGTAGTCGGGCTTGAACGCGGTAAAAATTATGATACATCAGATTATCAGCACGTGCACGATGAATTAAAATATTCAATCCGCTATGAGCTGATGCAGGATGTGTCTAAAGACACTCTGACTTTCAGAAACGAACCGGATCAGACTGCATTACCGATGCGGCAGCTTGGATCATTCCTTATGGGTGACGGACTTGGCGGCGCAGGTAAACACTGGAACGGAATGGTAAACAGATTCCTTCCTTATGACTTTGAAATTGCATCGATGACTGAAGAAAAATACGGCGAAGATAAGCTGATGAAAGATGACGGCTATACTTGGCAGGACTGGGGCATTACATACGACGAACTTGAGCCCTACTATACTAAAATCGAAAAAACAATGGGTATTTCGGGTGAAGACAAGGGGACAAACCCGTTCTGGGGAGAACGTTCTGAAGACTTCCCGACACCGCCTCTGTTAAAGACACCGATTTTAAGATTGTTTGAAGAAGGGGCTAAATCCCTTGGCCTGCATCCATTTATGATGCCTTCGGCGAACTTGAGCGAGAAGTACGAAAATCCGGATGGACAAACGATTAACCAGTGTCAGTACTGCGCATTCTGTGAACGTTTCGCATGTGAGTATGATGCAAAAGCAACACCGGACGTTACAGTAATCAGAACAGCTGAGAAGACTGATAACTTCACATTGCGTCTGCACTCAAACGTGACTGAAATCATTACAGACGAAGACGATGATTCAAAAGTTACAGGAGTTAAATTTGTAGACACAATTACAGGCGAAGAATTCATTCAGCCGGCTGACATTGTCGCGTTAACAAGTTATGTATTTAACAATTACAAACTGCTTGCAGTTTCGGATATTGGTGAACAGTACGACCCTGAAACAGAAGAGGGTACACTTGGAAGAAACTACACTTACCAGCTTCACTCGGGTGCAACAGGATTCTTCGAAGAGAAGAAATTCAACACATTCATGGGGGCAGGAGCGCTTGGTATGTGTCTGGATGACTACAACGGAGACAACTTCGACCACGAAGATCTTGACTTTATCCACGGCGGGTTAATTGACCAGCTGCAGATGGGCGCACGTCCGATTCTGAACAACACAGTTAAAGATGGAACACCTTCATGGGGAGAACAGTTTAAAGAGGAATCAATCAAGTATTACACTCAGTCACTGAGCATCGGG from Jeotgalicoccus saudimassiliensis includes the following:
- a CDS encoding GMC family oxidoreductase yields the protein MVTTLDKVDVVTVGVGWTGGIIAAEAGKAGLKVVGLERGKNYDTSDYQHVHDELKYSIRYELMQDVSKDTLTFRNEPDQTALPMRQLGSFLMGDGLGGAGKHWNGMVNRFLPYDFEIASMTEEKYGEDKLMKDDGYTWQDWGITYDELEPYYTKIEKTMGISGEDKGTNPFWGERSEDFPTPPLLKTPILRLFEEGAKSLGLHPFMMPSANLSEKYENPDGQTINQCQYCAFCERFACEYDAKATPDVTVIRTAEKTDNFTLRLHSNVTEIITDEDDDSKVTGVKFVDTITGEEFIQPADIVALTSYVFNNYKLLAVSDIGEQYDPETEEGTLGRNYTYQLHSGATGFFEEKKFNTFMGAGALGMCLDDYNGDNFDHEDLDFIHGGLIDQLQMGARPILNNTVKDGTPSWGEQFKEESIKYYTQSLSIGGMAGTSPHRNNYLDLSDEYDDVYGNPLVEMTFNFHEQDLARFEFLNDRCEEIMTAMGADTVSVKETPSDYDIVPYQFTHNAGGTIMGADPETSVVNNWLQHWDRDNLFAVSAGSYAHMSGYNATLTVGALAYRCAEGIIEYSKSPKRLES